One Triticum dicoccoides isolate Atlit2015 ecotype Zavitan chromosome 3B, WEW_v2.0, whole genome shotgun sequence genomic window, tgtaccgggccctgacatagttcctggtcttcttgtcatggtatttctcaaagcggggcggtaggacttgctcggcacgctccgcgtcctgctTGTCCCATATagtctccgccactctgtaacagctgagaccgagttggtggacccctaagttcaactcccgcatttctttcccccactgacttgattccaccttggcggcaccatcagtggtgtcgtcctcgatgccactaggggttgtgtagttagGATCGCTGTCTTCCGcgacgtcctcatagcggtgaggttcttcctccatccccTGGGACAGCTCCCGGAATTGCTTGCCCGaatcgccggcctcatcgttgtgggccatgtttcgctctaaataggaaaaaagtttggtccaaaagttggttattgtcaaggaacaagatcatggtctcatcagttagggtttgtcgacgccgaggcaccctaaaagcctaagcttccatcatttaggtttttatcgacaccaaggcaccctaaaagccaaggttttataatttagggtttgtcgacgctgaggcaccctaaatgctaagttaagttttcatcatttagggtgtatcgatgccgaggcaccctaggttgactgatatatatgggtatcttctaataatataccctatcaagaaaagggaaggagaattctaagttgggcctaatcacttggctctattgccacctatggtttaatgcagcaagaataaaggggcagttgatcctacttaattaagtactaagataccctggcccatgcattagtcgcaagtaccccatatgtcctatttttagcaaagtcatgctaaaattcacggaaaatttcagcatgacctttgctgaaaataggacatatggagtacccgaatttgccagaacggaagttaatcgacattccggcaaactcaagggcctctgggGATacttgcaaaatcatcacgacacgatggtcggagacaaaaaccagcaaactagcaaagttactgacgtgtttacagaaattgttttctgtaaaagatgatcatcatctttacaagtctttctcaatgtctaCAACTATAAGACCATCACAAGTATCAACAGAACATGTCTACAACTATCAGACCATCACAAGTACCATCATTCAGGCCATcacaagcataacagagcaatggTGTTTTCTTCAGTTACCTTTGATCTGGCTGCTCGGAATCAATTGACCTTCAGATCCGCTGACCAATCCACTAACCTGCTGTAAACTGTACATCATTGTAAAAACACAGTTCATTTCATTTTATTTGTAAATAAATGCAATTTGTAAAAAAAATTGTACAACAATATATCTTCTAGCCATGAAACCCTACCctgattctcctttcttcctcttgccGAAGAGAAGTTGGCTGCAGAGGATGGTCCAACTCAGATCAGCCTGTAGAAGTTCATTGTATAATTTTTGTTTAGTTCCAAGCAGTAGTTCAAGAAGTGCAAATTGCAGAAGTTTGAGAAAGCACTAACTGGAAAGTCTGGTGTTTCCTAGAAAACATGAAAGGGCCTGACTATGCATACAATTCTACAACAAGACATCCACCATACAATTTTTATTAAAGGAAAAGACTTAAGTTAACTTTAATTAAAGTTTCAGTGAAAGTTTAAATTAAAGTTTCAGTTAAAGTTTTAGTTGATTTTAAAGTTAAGTTAAATTTTCACTTAAAGTTTCAGTTAAAGGAGAGCACTTGCTACTGGATTTTAGGGCTATTGTAAGCAGTGCACTACTGCACTATTGTTCATACTCCTGCACTATTGCACTACTGGAATCCTCCTTCAAACTACTGCAAGCGGGAATACTGATGCAAACCCTAGAACTTCAAGCAGTAGCAGGAGTACAACAAGAAGAGAAGATGAGACAATATGGAGGGCACAAGACAAACTACTGAAATGGTTTCTTTGTGCTGTACTCCAAAATTCAACCAAACAAATTAACTGAAACTTAACAGCAGTGGCAAGTACTACACTATTGTTGTCCTACACTAAACTAATACAACCAAACAAATTAATTGAAGAAAAACTACTGAAACTATACAAGCACTACAGTCAGATTACACAAAAGTACTGATGCAAGTAGTATAGTACACAAAACTTGCAACCTTACAAGCACTACTGCAACTTAATTAAGCTGCTGGAGTAAGTGAAACAAATGCACTTAATTAAGCTACTGGAGTAAGTAACTCCACGGCGTACTCACTGGGTTACAGCTAAATGTTCAGGAATACTTCTCTAGCATAAGCAACTGCTGACAACTTTCATACTCCAATGAGAAGAGTACTTGTACTCATAGCAGTTCAGAAGTGCAACTACTCTTCTGTGAAATTCAGTGCATCTACTTCAAATAAAATTCAGTAAATTTCCACCCAGCAACTAGATAGGATGGCCATGAAATTCAGTGCATCTACTTCAACTACTCTTCAAGTATATGAATATTGTGAACCTAATAAGTTTTCCAGAAACATAAGTATTAGGGTGATAACTAGTGTATCAATTTCGTTGTGATAATTGTACCCTGAACACCTCAGAAACTCTATTATTGTGTTGGTCACTATAAAACAGGAGTATGAAAACCAACAACCTAGCTAGAGCCTACTATAGCAGCACCCTTGGCGTCGAGAGAGGAGAAGAATGGGATTGAAACAAGGCAGAGAGGAGAAGTGGGTCGAGAGAGGGGACCTTGGCGTCGTTCTCGCGGCCGACGGAGTAGCAGCGGCGTTGCTGGGCGGGGGCAGCTACTCCGGGGATGGGGAGGGAGGTGCTGCGGTGCCGGAGGCGGGGCCGCGAAGGCTGGGCGCGTGTGGCTGCCCGGCTCGTCGGTGGAGGCGACCGTCGGAAGTAACGGACGGatcccgtcctcctcctcgtcctgcaccccgtgcggTCGTCGGCGGTGGGATGGTTGCGAGTCGGCGGCGGGATGGTTGGGGGCCGCGGCGTCTTGCTGTCCGGTGGAGGGTGGATGGAGTGTCGACTTGTGGGCGGCGGAGGAGCTGCAATGGTGGGGGGCATGGGGTGCGGGGGCGGCAGCACACGTAGGGGCAGCGGTGCAGTGGGTCGGGGAAGCGACGCGCAGTGGGGGGCTGAGAGAGATGTGAGATGGGATCGGGGATTGGGAATTTTAGTCGGGGgagggatagcaatggcgcaccacctagcggtgcgccataagtaactttttttagatagcaatggcgcaccacccagcggtgcgccataagtaacattTTTTGCATAGCAATGGAGCACCacccagcggtgcgccataagtaatttttttgttgcatctaataatttttagaaaatgaatatgaatatgaaacaataatatttttttataaaaacagtaataattttttaaaaaatatcatcaaatttgttatttgaaaatatcatcaaattggttatatgaaaatataatcaaatttattttttttatttttagttgcattcatttgtgNNNNNNNNNNNNNNNNNNNNNNNNNNNNNNNNNNNNNNNNNNNNNNNNNNNNNNNNNNNNNNNNNNNNNNNNNNNNNNNNNNNNNNNNNNNNNNNNNNNNNNNNNNNNNNNNNNNNNNNNNNNNNNNNNNNNNNNNNNNNNNNNNNNNNNNNNNNNNNNNNNNNNNNNNNNNNNNNNNNNNNNNNNNNNNNNNNNNNNNNNNNNNNNNNNNNNNNNNNNNNNNNNNNNNNNNNNNNNNNNNNNNNNNNNNNNNNNNNNNNNNNNNNNNNNNNNNNNNNNNNNNNNNNNNNNNNNNNNNNNNNNNNNNNNNNNNNNNNNNNNNNNNNNNNNNNNNNNNNNNNNNNNNNNNNNNNNNNNNNNNNNNNNNNNNNNNNNNNNNNNNNNNNNNNNNNNNNNNNNNNNNNNNNNNNNNNNNNNNNNNNNNNNNNNNNNNNNNNNNNNggcggtggcggtggagcgggggagggtgcgggggagggtgcggtgggtcgtcggcggcggtggagtgggggagggtgcggggggtcatcGGCAacgatggagcgggggagggtgcgggggtgctcggcggcaagggggatctggcgaggggggatagcgatcgagatggaggggatcgagatcgagtgtcctcatgaatattcaatattttttcatattgaatatgaaaaaatatcatcaaatttgaaaaaatattcatgaattcaaaaagtgcccatgaaatttaaaaatattcatgagttcaaaaagtgcccataaaatacaatcgagaaatgaaggctacaatttaaatacaatcgatcttagctagctatctgttcacaatcttcttgcccttatttttcgtaaatggagttcttctcttgaacggacgtcctttaggtagggtggtcctgcttcttcttgtggtgtatgctggtacttcatcgtcgtcgtcatgttccatcttcgggtcgccgtacttgtcaaagtcttgctcattggcgactccatccattccgatgatcttccttttgcctctcctcacaactacatgactgggctttgacgggttggtaatgaagaagcattggtcgatttgggaagccagtacccatggctcatttttcgcggtgacgtttgcgcccgcggtcttggatttggcttcgggtataaccatgttggtgaaatactggtcttcttttatgactctcttggcccatctgacacggaacatcgggaccttctctacagcgtagctcagctcccagatcttatcgatccttccgtagtatctgttcttgtcgttaccggtgtaggattccatcgttacccgggagttctgataaccatcgctcttcatgtcctttccctcggtgtagaatgtgaagccgttgatatcgtacgcctcatatgtCATCagcttgtgctcggcgccctgtttcaaggcgaatatgagttgttcttccgcggaagaatcctcatgtaaagggtatgacagaagcttctgcttgaaccaacgcgtgaaacatgagttgtgctctttgattatatctccgtccgtcctctgttggcctcggtcattgtacgtcttgtcaataaaggttttgtgctctaccacccaaggatcgaccacgtctatgtgttgtagtgcgactaggtttgctctttcaaagtcggcaagtcgaccctcgaagtcgacatgcatttcgaagcgaccctcacagtgaccccatccagcgagcctgccgaggtgcctgttgacgggtagaccaatggggttctcgatgcctagataattcctgcagtaggagatgcactcttcagcCTGAAAGCCCctcgctatgcttccctctggacgtgacatgttgcgaacatatcctttgatgacaccattcatcctttcgagcggcatcatgctgtgcaggaatgtcgtcccgagttggatgatatcctccacaatATGGACCAGCAgacgcaccataacgtcgaagaatgcgggcgggaagtacatctccaactcgcatagtatcaccatgatctcttcctgtggccttctgagttgcctcatgccaaccgactttcgagagatgacatcgaagttgcataggccaaatagcgtttcacggacgtgcgcgtccatgatcccacggattgcaacgggaagtatctgcgtcatcagcacgtgatagtcgtgagacttcatcccgcagaacttctgcttcgctgagtctaggtatctgcttatcttccccgcgtaaacgtaaggaagttttactcctacgaggcaggtgaaaaactgatcgatctcctcctgacttagagtgaagcacgcgggagggaagtcatttccggtcttcttggcctttttgcctttgcgatgactttccgtgtcctgcttcgcctcatcatcatcattagcgtgaaggtcctccctgatgcccattgatatcaagtttgcccttgctttcagcccatctttggtcctctctggcatgttgatcggggtaccaagcagactctcgcacacgttcttcgtgatatgcatgacatcaaggctgtgacgcacacggtggatcttccagtacggcaagtcccagaaaatagaccttgttttccataccttcagtagcggctctggcgcctttcgcttctttcccggctctagcgccttttgcttctttcccggtagtgggcaatctttccaatttttcaacagctcgtctatttcctcgccgctcctcgtacgcgggcgtcttcggggtttggtttcaccatcgaacagatccttgcgtttcctccatgagtcatcgtcgcgaagccaccttcgatgtcccatgaacacggtttttgaatacccgtgatctctatctagctggcgatatgttgtgtcatccatgcacctgacgcatccagaaaatccgtggaccacctgccccgcgacatatccgtaaccgagatagtcctcgtgagcagtgcggctctcataggtattggctggcgttttccacagtgtgtctagctcctctttcagcagccccagatacagattgatgtcgttccatggttgtttcagcccttcaattagcatactcatgtgaatgtacttcctcttcatgcacaactaggggggaaggttgtacatccacacaaacacatgccaggtgctatgtgtgcttctctagctgccaaacagattgactccatcggtgctcgcacccagcatgatgttccttggatccttcccaaattctgggtgttcgaagttcaacgcttgccactggctcccatcttttgggtgactcagcatcttgtctttttatttatatccggatcatttgcgtcatcttctcgcttcttctcctccctatccgcgtgccaacgcaggagctttgctaccttagggtccacgaaataccgctgcagacgaggagtgatcggaaagtaccacaccacttttcgaggagctttcttcctcttcttgtatcgagtgacgccgcacaccggacatatggtagactccgcgtgctcgtcccgataaatgatgcaatttttcatgcacacatggtatttcacgtgcggtaaatccagaggacacacgattttcttcgcctcctcgaaactggtcgggcacttgttccccttcggaagacgttcgtgccagaatgacatgttctcgtcgaagcatgtgtcggtcattttgtgttttaccttcatctccagagccatgagcgttactttcaggcgggtatcctcgggcctgcatccttcatacaatggagtaaccgcgtctatctccagttgatccagcttggctttctctcgggcggcagctcttgcgttatccatctgcttgagaagcatctcttgaatatgagggtcctgcacctagcccatcgatggtccatcatcgtctgctccggcatcttcatcttcctgatcatgcccttcgtctgcttcggcatcttcctcatcatcatgttcggcatcttctacatgatgactgtgtactgcatctacttcgtgatcatgtcctggagattcttcgtcttctcgcccgccatcGCCacagttgtcttgctgcccttcctcatttctttcccggcccccatggacgacttcataatcatcttcatcaccttgccaacgatagccatccatgaaaccacgcaagagtaggtggtcccgcacctgtacggaatccgggtccataaggctcctcagcttgcatcttcgacacagacatcttatctccgtctcgttctttcgaagcatctcggccttcatggagctcaaaaacctattcacgatgccttcggtcatcgtgcggaccatggtcgcctgcgggatagagcaaaacaatattttataACAAAGAAAAAATTGGCATCACTTCGCCTAAAAATagtaccaaaaagaatgcatagtgccaaaattctcgccgaaacggaaatgaatcaacattccggcaaaatattggcaactatctcaTTTCACAtactggtacctgcaaacacaaacatatatgcaagacaacaaacatatgcaacatcacaaacatacatagatctagctaggccataaaaagtgcatgtgcacgttgttggagggagaaaaaaagtagatctacaacataaagaaagttttccccttacttacctatcaaaaaaagtaatttaaccacttaatttggatgaatctatggtgcaaatgaggtgaggaggaggaggaagccgagacaagcttggacgaggaggtggagagaataaaGTAGGGAAAGTGGGTgtgtaggtggctgtccaaaatatctagctggtctcatgttactaatggtgcaccacctacaaatgcgccattggtaaccctggttactaatggcgcaccagctggtgatgcgccattagtagttttgcacaaaaaaaaattatagtagtggcgcacagtgtggctggtgcgtcattactagttaaaactagtaatggcgcactgtgccctggtgcgccattagtatttttggaaaaaaaatttactagtggcgcacgatgggtctggtgcgccattagtgtctatcacGCTAATGGCGCactaacacatggtgcgccactgctatatagtagtggcgcaccacatgtctagtgcgacattagtgtccatatcatctatagcctttttcctagtagtggagcgcccaagggggtagggcgcgccctccaggtAGCCTCGGGACTTTTGTCCATCTCCGATgcgccgtgggcttcttctggtccaaaaataaggtccgtgaattttcaggtcaattggactcagtTTGGTTTTCTTTTctatgatactcaaaaacaaggggaaaaaactggcactaggctctaggttaataggttagtcccaaaaatcatataaaatagcatataaatacatataaaacattccagataaataatataatagcatggaacaatcacaaattGTAGATACNNNNNNNNNNNNNNNNNNNNNNNNNNNNNNNNNNNNNNNNNNNNNNNNNNNNNNNNNNNNNNNNNNNNNNNNNNNNNNNNNNNNNNNNNNNNNNNNNNNNNNNNNNNNNNNNNNNNNNNNNNNNNNNNNNNNNNNNNNNNNNNNNNNNNNNNNNNNNNNNNNNNNNNNNNNNNNNNNNNNNNNNNNNNNNNNNNNNNNNNNNNNNNNNNNNNNNNNNNNNNNNNNNNNNNNNNNNNNNNNNNNNNNNNNNNNNNNNNNNNNNNNNNNNNNNNNNNNNNNNNNNNNNNNNNNNNNNNNNNNNNNNNNNNNNNNNNNNNNNNNNNNNNNNNNNNNNNNNNNNNNNNNNNNNNNNNNNNNNNNNNNNNNNNNNNNNNNNNNNNNNNNNNNNNNNNNNNNNNNNNNNNNNNNNNNNNNNNNNNNNNNNNNNNNNNNNNNNNNNNNNNNNNNNNNNNNNNNNNNNNNNNNNNNNNNNNNNNNNNNNNNNNNNNNNNNNNNNNNNNNNNNNNNNNNNNNNNNNNNNNNNNNNNNNNNNNNNNNNNNNNNNNNNNNNNNNNNNNNNNNNNNNNNNNNNNNNNNNNNNNNNNNNNNNNNNNNNNttgaactaaaaccacgacaagtattttggaatggagggagtagtagttagCTGGTATTTGTTGTGTAGGATTAGGTGCAATCAGGCCTACTAGCATAAGTAGCATGGTTTTTTGCCGAGACATTTGAATTTTATTGTAGAATTTTCCTCCCGGTCTTGcttagataggaataggatagggtCTTTTGGTTTTCCATGAGTAATACGTGTACATTTACAGTATACCACGTAAGCATTTGTAAATTTGCAAATATTACATTGTACGAAAGTGTTTCTGTTGAAACTTAGAAATTGCAATGCAACTACATCAACTTTGGCTTGTGAATCAAAGAGTtaatttgatcacctcatcaaacaaTTATTACGAGAGTATTTGGCGAATAGATATTCCACTTATAAATGTTGAGATTTTGCACAGTTcattattgcagcaagccaataacatTGCCATGTCTAGGCTAACATATCATAATGTCATGTGTCATACTCAGCGGGACGTATGATGGGATAGCGACTGTTTATTAAAAACACATGACTCACACTTACCCGATGGTGAAAGGTGGGAAGGAAAAGTGTGATCACCTTTGAATGGAATCTCTGATAAAAGACAACAATATAATACAGGTAGTCTAATTTGATGGAAAAATATATCAAATCCAATCGGACTTTGACTTTTTCCCGGACAATCAACAGGGTTGCAGCCAGCCCACTAGTATTGTCTCATTGGGTTCAGTTGACCCTACTGAAAGCTTGCACAACCTATATAAATCATTAGGTTTTATTGCTCATTGCTAGCCAATGAACCTCTTGCAATAGGATGAACCAATTGCTTCAATTGTCTGATTTCATCCCTTATAGTACTAGTTCTCCTATGATACTACTGAATGAAGGTGAGCCCTGAGCCCATTCAAAGAGCTAGCGGCCGTGACCCTTGAACATTTCTAGATGCACTAGTGTGATTGATATATTTTCTATCATAGTCACACTACTCAGACTGCAATTGGGCTTCCCGTGGGCATTCCATCTCCACCCACTTATATATATGTCCTGTTCTAGTCGCATTGCTCCTGCAAGATGCCTACACAAGTATTCCCACATCCTGCATGTTTCGCCATGGCCGTGTTACTGTGCTCTGCAGCTATGCCTTGCTTCATGGCGGGATCGTGCCAGAAGCGGGACGACATCATCTCCTACAGCTTCCCTTTCTTCCCCCATGATAGCATGCAGAACTTGGCGATTTTCGGGGACGCGAGTGTGATAGTGGCAAACCTCGTGCTCACTGTCGACAGAGACGGGATGAAGGGTGGAGCCGGTTCTGCCCTCCTCCTATCACCCATCAAGCTCTGGGGCGTCGACTCCGACGATGTGAAGCACGAGGCGTCCTTCAACACCTCCTTCACCATGAATATCTACAGGCGGCTGGGACAAGGCGGCGGCCTTGCGTTCGTCATCGTCCCCTCCCTCCACGGCCCTCCGCCTGGCAGCGAGGGTGGTTTCCTCGGTCTCACCAATACCACCTCAAAGTCCACCACTGCCTCGGGCAGCAGTTTCGTCGCCGTCGAGTTAGACACCTGGAAGGACGACTTCGATCCCGATGACAACCACATCGGGCTCAACATCGGCAGCGTCGTCTCCGACGTAGTCGTCTCGCTCTCCTCACTCCCGGTGCCCGACAACATCACCCTCGCACCGCTGATGGAGTCGGTGGATTACACCGTGTGGATCGATTACAACGGAGTCGGGCACCACATATGGGTGTACATGGCCGTCGATGGACTGCCCAAGCCTAACAAGGCCTACCTTGATGCGCACCTCAACATGAGCAGCAACATCCCGCAGCAAGCGTTCATTGGTTTCACGGCATCGACGGGGGAAGGCCACCACCTACATCGTATCCTGAGCTGGAACTTGACAGTCGAAAAGCTTCCCGATCACCGAGCCGTCCGACAATGGAAGGTTGTGCTGCCTGCAGTTCTTGGGTCTGTTGCCGCCACCGCAATCATGATATCTGTCGCGGCCTTCTACTTCAACCTGAGGTACAAGGCCCTGAAGATGGAGCTGAAGCTGTCGGAGGCCCTTCGGCGGCTTCCGGGCACGCCCAAGGAGTTCAAGTACGCGACGATCAGGAAGGCCACCAACAACTACGACGAGGCAAGGAAGCTAGGCAGAGGCGGGTTCGGCGCAGTGTACAGGGGAACGCTCCGTCTCCGGTCAGGCAAGACGTGCCAGCTGGTGGACGTTGCTGTGAAAAAGTTCACACGTAATCGAGACCGCGGCTACGATGACTTCCTCGCAGAGGTCGACGTCATCAACCGGCTGCGCCACCGAAATGTCGTGCCGCTTGTTGGTATGTCGTCACCCCTCACCACTACATTAAATTTTACTAGTTCGATGATACCCTTGGCGTTGCTGCTAGAATTAGTTGCAATTTATTTTTATAATATTTAGTTATATGGGCATGACCATTATTATAAATTAATAACATAAGAAATAAAACTGAAAATACATATGATTATTGTATAACAAAAAAATATTGAATATAAGTTATataagatacatccgtatctaaacaaatctaagacaagaattttgggacgggggGAGTATAATTAAAACATTTGAGAATTTTTTTCATGCATATATAGCTATATCCTGAGGTGAGCCTTTTTTAGGCTTGGTTGAATGTTAATGTAGTGTAACTGAGATAAATATGTTAATGGAGATCACCTTAGTTATATAGAATTAGGTCTATGTCACAACAATAATACCCCGGGTGAGATATTATCATAATACATAATTGAAATGAAATGTCGTTCTCTGTAGGTGACGTCATTCAAATTATCCGTGACAACCTCTGTCATACAAGAAAAAacaaatgtactccctctgtttctaaatatttgtctttctagagtttcaacaagtgactatatacggagcaaaatgagtgaatctacactctataatatgtctatatacatccgtatgtggtggttcatttgaaatgtctaaaaagacaaatatttaggaacggagggagtacttgagatGTTGACTTTTCTTACTTGAAATATGGTAGAACGAATCATATAATGTATGGCAAGCGAAAAGTCACAATTACTCCCTTTTTTTGCGGGTAAGTCACAATTACTCATGATACTAGAGAATACCCCGC contains:
- the LOC119279941 gene encoding probable L-type lectin-domain containing receptor kinase S.5, whose translation is MAVLLCSAAMPCFMAGSCQKRDDIISYSFPFFPHDSMQNLAIFGDASVIVANLVLTVDRDGMKGGAGSALLLSPIKLWGVDSDDVKHEASFNTSFTMNIYRRLGQGGGLAFVIVPSLHGPPPGSEGGFLGLTNTTSKSTTASGSSFVAVELDTWKDDFDPDDNHIGLNIGSVVSDVVVSLSSLPVPDNITLAPLMESVDYTVWIDYNGVGHHIWVYMAVDGLPKPNKAYLDAHLNMSSNIPQQAFIGFTASTGEGHHLHRILSWNLTVEKLPDHRAVRQWKVVLPAVLGSVAATAIMISVAAFYFNLRYKALKMELKLSEALRRLPGTPKEFKYATIRKATNNYDEARKLGRGGFGAVYRGTLRLRSGKTCQLVDVAVKKFTRNRDRGYDDFLAEVDVINRLRHRNVVPLVGWCYEKGELLLIYEYMPNGSLDQYLFEENPRLQRPILGWNTRYDIIMDVAAGLHYVHHEHEHMVIHRDIKASNIMLDSSFHGRLGDFGLARIVSLNKNSYTDVGVAGTWGFIAPEYSVCHKATRKTDVYAFGVLVLEIITGERALAGNHDHETLQPLTDWVWWVHREGRLLHAVDDKVTSTQEFDRNDATRLLLLGLACSNPNPSDRPSMAEIVQVIAKSVPPPDVPLVKPTFVWPPEGGIPMEFDDMMATSNLDWEDMSSSEALGASVPSEVNRRNARVGHSNTAGSAEEYYV